AATTTGAGATAGATAGCTTTCAATATCTTGAAGTTTATTTAAAATTTCGTTACAGATTATAAATGGATTTATCTGTTCATAATCGTGGGCTAAATAATTTCTAAATCCTGCAATTTTGGCAAACGAATGGGCAAATACAGGGTCTATTATATTGTTTTCGCCCAATATGTCGATGGCTTCGTAGTATGTTTGAGGAATGCGCAATTTTTTGTATTTAATAACAAGCTCAGCCAAAGTAATGCAAGAATCTGATAAAAGATAGAGGTAATGAAGCAATGCTCCTTTATAAATAGGATCGCTGGTAAAGCGATTATTGCAATCGTCTTTTATTGAATGTATAATTGATAGATATTCTCTAATTTTTCCAATTTTGTATAGTATTCGTTCCATTACACTCCAATTGTGATAAAACGCTGAGTTTTGAAGTCAATAGCTGCATGAATCATTTTCAATTCAAATTCTTCGCGCAGTGGTGGATCAGCATCATAAAGCAGTATTCCATTTCGGATAATCTCATCAATGAGCATTAAGTTGTAATTTGCATTAAGGACAACAATGTCAACGTCATTTGCTTTCAAAGCTCTGCAGGTATCAAGATGAATTGAAAGCAGTGTATCAAATAACTTTTGTGGATATCCGTTTTTTAAATAGACTGCAATATCAATATCACTTGATGGCGATAGTTCGTTTTTTGCCGTTGAACCAAATAAATATGCAAACACAACATTATAGTGTTTAAAAATAGGGGTAAGTTTAATTGTAATGTCACCGATAATCATATAGGATCTTCAATCAAACTTTAACGACTGATAAAACAAAAGCGTTGCAGGGCTTGTCACTGTTGGGTCAGTGAGCACATTCACACATGCAGGTTTGCCGCTTTCCTTTGCGCGGATGAGCGCAGGAGCTATCGCCTCATCCTTTTCAACAAATTCGCCGTATCCACCCATACCTTCAACAATCTTTTCGTAGCGTCTAAGTCCAAGTTCCGCACAGGTTGTACGCTCTTTGCCAATTGATAGTTCCTGACTGTGCTTAATCATTCCCCATGCGCAGTCATTGTTCACCACGCAAATAAAAGGCACATTGTGACGCACTGCGGTATCAAATTCAAAGCCGTTAAACCCAAATGATCCATCGCCGTTTAATACCACCACCTGCTTGTCGGGATGAACCAGTTTGGCTGCAATAGCAAACGGTATGCCAGCCCCCAGGCAACCTAACAATCCTGCTGATTGTGACAGCACCCCTGCTTTGTGTTTAGACTGAAATCCTACAAGCCCAAAGTAGGTAGTATCGCCACCATCAACCACATACAGCGCATCGGTGCCAAAGACCTCCTGTATCTTTGCAACAAGCCGTATAGGATGAATTGGGTCAGAAGGCTTTTGGCGCAATTTAATTTCGCTGTCAATAAATGCATATCCCGCCTGCGTAAGCGCGTCAATCCATTGCGCATGGCTTTTTTGTTCAACCAGGGGCAGGAGTGCTTTCAGCGTTGCACCTGCATCGCCCACAAGCCCAACATCTGCAATGCGATTACGGTTGATTTCGGTTGGTTCAATATCAATGCGCACAACTTTAGTGGTTGGCGGGATAATTGCACCTGACTGAAAGAGCCAGTTAAAGCGAATGCCTGCTGCAACAATGACATCAGCCTGTGACATGGTCATCATTAAGCCAACGTTACCAATGTTCCAGATTGATTGTGGATGATTGTCAGGAAGAACTCCGCGCCCTCCATTAAGCAATATAAACGGAATGCCGGTTTTTTCTATAAATGCCTGTAACTCAAGTGTACAGTTGCTGTAGCCAATTCCTGTCCCACCAATAAAAAGGGGCCTTTGTGCACTGTTGATAATTTCCGAAGCTTTATAAAGATATGAGGAATCAGGGAGAGAAGTAAATGTATCAACGCTGGGCATAAATTCAAAATCTTCAACTGACTTGCTCAATACATCCGGTGGCAGTTCCAAAAATACAGGCCCTGGTCTTCCACATGTTGCATGCCTGAATGCCAGATCCAGATACTCAGGAATGCGCTTTGTATCGTAGCATGTTGCACACCATTTTACCAGGGGCTTTACCACATCAAGTTGATTCATCTCTTGCAATGCACCTTTGTGGTCATCGCGCAGAGGATGACGTCCACACAAAACCACAACCGGCGCATTATCCAACGAGGCATTTGCAATACCGGTGATGCCATTGGTAAATCCTGGCCCTGCAGTTAAAAAGCACACACCGGGATTGCCTGTATATACTGCTACTGCATGAGCCATCATTACCGCAGCTTGCTCATGCCGTACATCAATTGACCTGATACCATACTGCTGCAATCCATCAAGCAGAGCTTCAATATGCCCACCGGATATGCCAAATGCAAACTGTACATTGCGCTTTGACAAGTACTTTCCTATTAAGTGGCCACCATTTATAGCCATAATTCCTCCTGTTTATTTTTTAAGGGCGATAGTTACTGCATCATTAAACCACTGTATAAAAAAGGCCATACCCTCAACATGGAGCCTGCCGCTTGCAGCTGCATAAAACGATGCTTGTTGTGTACCTGCNNNNNNNNNNNNNNNNNNNNNNNNNNNNNNNNNNNNNNNNNNNNNNNNNNNNNNNNNNNNNNNNNNNNNNNNNNNNNNNNNNNNNNNNNNNNNNNNNNNNGTTATCCGTGATGTTGAAGCTGCATGGAATGACGCTTTGAGCAGAAACCCTAAAGTCATTGGCATTAACTGCAAGAATTTAAAATTTATTGATTCATCAGCCCTTGGCACATTAGTAAAATTTATGAACAGTGCAACAAATCGAAAGATAACATTATCGCTTTTTAATGTGCCACCATCAATAATAACCATTTTTAAAACTTCCCGTTTAGACAGATTTTTTACAATCAATACAAAAGAGGATTTTGAAAATAAATATCTTTTAGTTAGATGATATTTTAGTTACTGAGATGTTATGATTCTTATGTCAATATATTGCTTTTATTACTGTATGGTATATCATGTTCATTTTAGTTGGGTGTTAAATTAACATTCAGCTTTTATATAGAAAAACCATATTATCTCTCTTGTATCAGACCACAATTATCATGAAAAGAAGATATGTCCATACCTGCTTTGTGAGCAAGACGATTACTACCACGCTTTTGACTGTATGATATGTGAATCTATCAAGAATGCGTGCAATCTGAAATAAATGCTTATTTTTATAAGCTAATGCGAATAAAGCTTCTCCTTTTTCTTCACAAAGGACTCTATAAATAATTTCTCTGACAAACATTGGGCTCAGAAATTTTTTGTATTATGGCAACAGCATTGATTCAAGAAGCTTTATACGTGCTGCATTATTTTTTCGTTAGAAGGGACTTGATAGATCCCCTTTGGCAGTTTTTTTGAATTATGACTGCCATCATCAATAGGGATCAAAGGGGGCACATGCAGTAAAATTATGGGAAAGACAGATGTTATTTTTTTGGGATATAGGAACCCAAGTGATGAATGATACCTATACATAGAAAGCTACCAAAAATTGTTATACAGGCAGAATAAAAAAACTTGTAAAATAACCCCACCATATTAGAAATTAGTTTGTATTACAAAAACATCTTAATGGTGCACCACTACCATGGGGTAAGGGTTGGTTATTTTTATTATATAAAATGGAGGATATATTCATGGCAGACAACGATGTAGTAGTTGTATCGGCTTGCAGAACACCAATAGGAAGTTTTGGACAATCGCTAAAGGATGTTAAAGCGTATGAATTAGCTGCAATTGTTATGAAGGAAGCTTTGCAGCGTGCACACATTGAAGGCAGTGCATTGTCGGATGTTATCTTTGGTAACTGTTTGATGGGCTCTGATGAAGCTAATGTGGCTCGTACAGCTGCCCTGAAAGCAGGTATCCCCGTTGAGGTACCAGCAACATCAGTACAGCGGCAATGCGCCTCTGGCATGACAGCGGTGGTGTTTGGTACACAGCAGCTTATTGCTGGGGATTCGGATATTGTATTGGTTGGTGGAGTTGAGTCAATGTCAAATGCTCCCTATGTACTATGGAAAGCACGCTGGGGGCTACGCCTTACTCATTCAGAGCTAACTGATGCAATGTGGGAACTGCTTCATTCAGGCAGTGGCCTTTTAGGTGAGCCGTATATCATGGGGCAGACAGCTGAAAATCTAGCGGAAAAATACAATATATCACGCCAGGAGCAGGACCAGGTTGCATACGAAAGCCATAAAAAAGCTGCCGCAGCTATTGATTCAGGAAGATTTAATGATGAGATAGTTCCTGTTCCTATACCTCAGAAAAAAGGTGAACCTAAATTATTTGAAAAAGATGAACATGTTCGCCGTGATGTTACACTGGAAAGCCTTGCTGCCCTGAAACCTGCATTTAAAAAGAATGGCACAGTAACTGCTGGCAATGCATCAGGTATTAATGATGGTGCAGCGGCACTGGTGCTTACAACGGCTAAACGCGCACACCAGCTGGGAGTAAAGCCCTTAGCACGGATTGCAGCCAATGCATTTGCTGGAGTTGAGCCTCATCTTATGGGCTATGGCCCTGTCCCGGCAGTGAATAAACTGCTTAAAAAGACAGGAAAAAAGTTAGATGATATAGACCTGATTGAACTCAACGAAGCGTTTGCAGCACAGTATTTGGCATGTGAAAAAGGTCTTGGACTTGACCGAAGTAAAGTCAATGTGAATGGTTCAGGTATTGCCTTAGGACATCCGGTTGGATGTACTGGTGCGCGTATTATCGTTTCCCTCATTTATGAGATGAAAAAGCGCAATGCACAGTGGGGGATAGCAACACTGTGTGTTGGCGGTGGAATGGGTGCAGCAGTACTTGTAGAGAATATATAAATCTTTGGCCAGGCGCGATGATAACATCGCGCCTGCATAGCTATCGCCAAAATTGTCATAAAAAAACTGAAAATAAATAAAATAATGATACATTTTTTACTATTATAATCCGGTGTAATTACAAACATCAATAGTAAGAGGAAACTGTTATGGGCATGACAATTACCCAAAAGATTTTAGCTGCACATGCCGGGAAGGAATATGTTGAGCCAGGAGAATTGATTGAAGCAAAAGTAGATCTGGTGCTGGGAAATGATATTACTGCTCCTATAGCAATAAAGGAATTTGAAGAATTAGGTATAGGCAAAGTTTTTGATAATGAAAAAATAGCGCTTATTCCTGATCATTTTACCCCCAATAAGGACATAAAATCTGCTGAGCAAGTTAAAATATTGCGAGAATTTGCAAAAAAATATGGCATAGTTCATTTTTATGATGTGGGTAGAGTTGGCGTTGAACATGCATTGCTTCCTGAATTAGGTCTGGTGCGACCGGGGATGTGTATTATTGGTGCTGATTCACATACCTGTACTTATGGCGCATTTGGTGCTTTTTCAACCGGTGTTGGATCAACCGATATGGCTGCTGCTATGGCAACCGGTAAGACTTGGTTTAAAGTACCGGAGTCAATCAAGTTT
The window above is part of the Spirochaetota bacterium genome. Proteins encoded here:
- a CDS encoding thiamine pyrophosphate-binding protein, which gives rise to MAINGGHLIGKYLSKRNVQFAFGISGGHIEALLDGLQQYGIRSIDVRHEQAAVMMAHAVAVYTGNPGVCFLTAGPGFTNGITGIANASLDNAPVVVLCGRHPLRDDHKGALQEMNQLDVVKPLVKWCATCYDTKRIPEYLDLAFRHATCGRPGPVFLELPPDVLSKSVEDFEFMPSVDTFTSLPDSSYLYKASEIINSAQRPLFIGGTGIGYSNCTLELQAFIEKTGIPFILLNGGRGVLPDNHPQSIWNIGNVGLMMTMSQADVIVAAGIRFNWLFQSGAIIPPTTKVVRIDIEPTEINRNRIADVGLVGDAGATLKALLPLVEQKSHAQWIDALTQAGYAFIDSEIKLRQKPSDPIHPIRLVAKIQEVFGTDALYVVDGGDTTYFGLVGFQSKHKAGVLSQSAGLLGCLGAGIPFAIAAKLVHPDKQVVVLNGDGSFGFNGFEFDTAVRHNVPFICVVNNDCAWGMIKHSQELSIGKERTTCAELGLRRYEKIVEGMGGYGEFVEKDEAIAPALIRAKESGKPACVNVLTDPTVTSPATLLFYQSLKFD
- a CDS encoding STAS domain-containing protein, whose protein sequence is VIRDVEAAWNDALSRNPKVIGINCKNLKFIDSSALGTLVKFMNSATNRKITLSLFNVPPSIITIFKTSRLDRFFTINTKEDFENKYLLVR
- a CDS encoding DUF86 domain-containing protein, with the protein product MERILYKIGKIREYLSIIHSIKDDCNNRFTSDPIYKGALLHYLYLLSDSCITLAELVIKYKKLRIPQTYYEAIDILGENNIIDPVFAHSFAKIAGFRNYLAHDYEQINPFIICNEILNKLQDIESYLSQIENSLGISFYK
- a CDS encoding acetyl-CoA C-acetyltransferase, producing MADNDVVVVSACRTPIGSFGQSLKDVKAYELAAIVMKEALQRAHIEGSALSDVIFGNCLMGSDEANVARTAALKAGIPVEVPATSVQRQCASGMTAVVFGTQQLIAGDSDIVLVGGVESMSNAPYVLWKARWGLRLTHSELTDAMWELLHSGSGLLGEPYIMGQTAENLAEKYNISRQEQDQVAYESHKKAAAAIDSGRFNDEIVPVPIPQKKGEPKLFEKDEHVRRDVTLESLAALKPAFKKNGTVTAGNASGINDGAAALVLTTAKRAHQLGVKPLARIAANAFAGVEPHLMGYGPVPAVNKLLKKTGKKLDDIDLIELNEAFAAQYLACEKGLGLDRSKVNVNGSGIALGHPVGCTGARIIVSLIYEMKKRNAQWGIATLCVGGGMGAAVLVENI
- a CDS encoding nucleotidyltransferase domain-containing protein → MIIGDITIKLTPIFKHYNVVFAYLFGSTAKNELSPSSDIDIAVYLKNGYPQKLFDTLLSIHLDTCRALKANDVDIVVLNANYNLMLIDEIIRNGILLYDADPPLREEFELKMIHAAIDFKTQRFITIGV